A genomic window from Magnetococcales bacterium includes:
- a CDS encoding CDP-archaeol synthase, whose product MITSMMPSWSTAIANAVLAQRNNCFSRPGMINRIASAALLAPLTLALLYFGTVRHLWVFFLFLVVGLLREWHRFRPPVRRDDLFLSVSLGWLLVTSQYVGQPLWIPTLLTGGMACFIGMATLRFTPQNQMLDRTGFLFFGLLYCAMPLVLILQIRALPQGPAWLGMLLLIIWGTDIGAFFTGKLFGKRKLAPHLSPGKTWAGFYGGTGVGVLVGWWAADFFSVANNSLHVILLGLLLSLAGQLGDLVESMVKREAGVKDSGSLIPGHGGLLDRLDSLLFATPVLSLYLFGVRLLGD is encoded by the coding sequence GTGATCACCTCCATGATGCCATCATGGAGTACAGCCATCGCGAACGCCGTTTTGGCGCAGCGCAATAACTGTTTTTCTCGACCCGGGATGATCAATCGGATTGCTTCTGCTGCCCTGTTGGCACCACTGACCCTGGCTTTGCTCTACTTTGGCACGGTACGGCATTTGTGGGTCTTTTTCCTGTTTCTGGTGGTCGGATTGCTGCGCGAATGGCATCGTTTCCGGCCACCTGTGCGGCGCGATGATCTGTTCTTGTCGGTCAGTCTGGGTTGGTTGCTGGTGACCAGCCAGTATGTCGGCCAACCCCTCTGGATCCCAACGCTGCTGACCGGAGGCATGGCCTGCTTCATCGGCATGGCCACCCTGCGCTTCACCCCCCAGAATCAAATGTTGGATCGCACCGGATTTCTGTTTTTCGGCCTGCTCTATTGCGCCATGCCCTTGGTCCTCATTCTGCAAATTCGCGCCTTGCCCCAGGGTCCTGCCTGGCTGGGCATGTTGTTGTTGATCATCTGGGGAACCGACATCGGGGCCTTTTTTACCGGCAAGCTCTTTGGCAAACGTAAACTGGCCCCACACCTGAGTCCCGGCAAGACCTGGGCCGGCTTTTATGGCGGTACAGGGGTCGGCGTCCTGGTCGGATGGTGGGCGGCTGATTTTTTTTCCGTTGCGAACAATTCGTTACACGTCATACTCCTGGGGTTGCTTCTCTCCCTGGCCGGACAGCTGGGCGATCTGGTGGAGTCGATGGTCAAAAGGGAAGCCGGTGTCAAGGATTCCGGAAGCCTGATTCCCGGCCATGGTGGTCTTCTGGACCGCCTGGACAGCCTTCTGTTTGCTACACCCGTATTGAGTCTGTACCTGTTTGGAGTCCGCCTGCTTGGAGATTAA
- a CDS encoding isoprenyl transferase, whose protein sequence is MNELKKEQLPRHVAIVMDGNRRWARSRFLPRLEGHRQGVKAVRRTIEACIDFNIQTLTLYTFSSENWNRPAEEVSALMNLLALHLRKEMDELVKEGVRFRALGRIQDLAPNIRDLVREMEEKTRYNTKLNFNIALNYGGRQELVDAIRSLVAKGQSGEIASPKDITEELIHQHLTTAGQPDPDLLIRTGGEHRISNFLLWQVAYTELVFMSIHWPDFNRDHLHDAIMEYSHRERRFGAAQ, encoded by the coding sequence ATGAATGAACTGAAAAAGGAGCAGTTGCCGCGTCACGTTGCCATCGTCATGGATGGCAATCGGCGGTGGGCCAGGTCCCGATTCTTGCCGCGCCTGGAAGGTCACCGCCAGGGAGTCAAGGCCGTGCGCCGCACGATAGAGGCCTGTATTGATTTCAATATTCAAACCCTGACCCTCTATACCTTCTCCTCCGAAAACTGGAATCGACCAGCAGAAGAGGTCTCGGCGCTCATGAACCTTCTGGCCCTGCATTTGCGCAAAGAGATGGACGAACTGGTCAAAGAGGGCGTGCGCTTCCGCGCCCTGGGTCGCATCCAGGATCTGGCACCCAATATCCGCGACCTGGTGCGCGAAATGGAAGAAAAAACCCGTTATAATACCAAACTGAATTTCAATATTGCCCTCAATTATGGTGGTCGCCAGGAACTGGTGGATGCCATCCGGAGCCTGGTTGCCAAAGGCCAGTCCGGAGAAATCGCCTCTCCCAAGGACATTACCGAAGAGCTGATCCACCAGCATTTGACCACCGCCGGCCAGCCCGACCCGGATCTGCTCATCCGGACAGGCGGTGAACATCGCATCAGCAACTTTCTTCTCTGGCAGGTGGCCTACACGGAACTGGTTTTCATGTCCATCCATTGGCCGGATTTCAACCGTGATCACCTCCATGATGCCATCATGGAGTACAGCCATCGCGAACGCCGTTTTGGCGCAGCGCAATAA
- the frr gene encoding ribosome recycling factor, with product MNDPHLQEAQTRMKKAVDVLREELAGVRTGRASTSLLEHIPVEVYGAQMPLNQLASLTVPEPRMIAIQPWDKGTAAAIEKAIHEANLGLNPIKDADMIRVPLPELTETRRKELVKVIHKFGEQAKVAIRNVRRDTIDYVKKQEKSKVLSKDDARQMEKSVQEITDHQITDIEKVVAQKEADLLAF from the coding sequence ATGAACGATCCCCATTTGCAAGAGGCCCAGACCAGAATGAAAAAAGCTGTGGATGTCCTCCGGGAAGAGTTGGCCGGAGTCCGGACAGGTCGAGCGTCCACATCCCTGCTGGAACATATCCCCGTCGAGGTCTATGGCGCACAGATGCCCCTGAATCAACTGGCATCCTTGACGGTCCCCGAACCCAGAATGATCGCCATCCAACCCTGGGACAAAGGAACCGCCGCCGCCATCGAAAAAGCCATCCACGAAGCCAACCTGGGCTTGAATCCAATCAAGGATGCCGATATGATCCGCGTCCCCCTGCCGGAATTGACCGAAACCCGCCGCAAGGAACTGGTCAAAGTGATCCATAAATTCGGGGAACAGGCCAAGGTCGCCATCCGCAATGTCCGCCGTGACACCATCGATTACGTGAAAAAACAAGAAAAAAGCAAGGTGTTGTCCAAGGACGATGCCCGGCAGATGGAAAAGTCAGTCCAGGAAATCACCGACCACCAAATCACCGATATCGAAAAAGTGGTCGCCCAGAAAGAGGCCGATCTCCTTGCGTTCTGA
- a CDS encoding UMP kinase, whose translation MNTSCRYKRVLVKLSGEALMGDTRNAFDPRFLDGLVHELQTAHATGVQLALVVGGGNIYRGGLGHDQGPARSRGDHMGMLATVINSLAIQGGLEKIGLSSVVYTAIPMPQVAETFVLRHALDDLARGRILICAAGTGNPYFTTDTAASLRAAEMGADLLLKGTKVDGVYSDDPKTNHNAQRYDQLTFDQVLHQKLQVMDLTAISLCQANKIPIMVFSILERGVLTAILNGEQRGTLIKEAL comes from the coding sequence GTGAATACAAGTTGCCGGTACAAGCGCGTGTTGGTCAAGCTCTCCGGGGAAGCCTTGATGGGCGACACCCGGAATGCCTTTGACCCCCGGTTTCTGGATGGCCTCGTCCACGAATTGCAAACCGCCCATGCGACCGGGGTGCAGTTGGCCCTGGTCGTGGGCGGTGGCAATATTTATCGGGGCGGGTTGGGCCATGATCAGGGACCTGCTCGTTCACGAGGCGATCACATGGGCATGTTGGCCACGGTCATCAACTCCCTGGCCATCCAGGGCGGACTCGAAAAAATCGGTCTGTCCTCCGTGGTCTACACGGCCATTCCCATGCCCCAGGTTGCCGAAACCTTCGTCCTGCGCCATGCTCTGGATGACTTGGCCCGGGGACGGATTCTCATCTGCGCCGCCGGTACCGGCAATCCCTATTTTACAACCGATACCGCAGCCAGTCTCCGCGCCGCCGAAATGGGTGCCGATCTGCTCCTGAAAGGCACCAAAGTCGATGGCGTCTACTCGGATGATCCAAAGACCAACCACAATGCCCAACGTTACGATCAGTTGACCTTTGATCAGGTCCTGCATCAAAAACTCCAGGTCATGGATCTGACCGCAATCTCTTTATGCCAAGCCAACAAGATCCCCATCATGGTATTCTCCATTCTGGAACGGGGTGTCCTGACCGCCATCCTGAATGGTGAACAACGTGGAACCTTGATCAAGGAGGCCTTATGA
- a CDS encoding elongation factor Ts produces MAAVTAQMVKELREKTGAGMMDCKKALAEVDGDLEAAVDWLRKKGLSTAAKKASRVASEGKVFVAAKGPRGILVEVNLETDFASKNEKFIRFGEELAQLILVQAPKDVDILKTLPYPGTNRTVAEELTHQIATIGENMNIRRLAVLETAAQGLVAPYLHMGGKIGVLVAMESATQKVTELTELGKKMAMHVAAAAPSYLDRKAVPNEALDRERSVLTEQARSSGKPDNIIAKMVEGRLNKYYSEVCFLDQPFIMDQDSSVTKVLNAATKDLGSPVRITGFARFVLGDGIEKEQKNFAEEVAQQLG; encoded by the coding sequence ATGGCAGCAGTTACCGCCCAAATGGTCAAGGAACTACGGGAAAAAACCGGTGCCGGCATGATGGATTGCAAAAAAGCTCTGGCTGAAGTGGATGGCGATCTGGAAGCCGCCGTTGACTGGTTGCGCAAAAAAGGTCTCTCCACAGCCGCCAAAAAAGCCAGCCGGGTGGCCAGTGAAGGAAAAGTGTTCGTCGCCGCAAAAGGCCCGCGTGGCATCCTCGTGGAAGTCAACCTGGAAACCGACTTTGCCTCGAAGAATGAAAAGTTCATCCGTTTCGGTGAAGAGCTGGCCCAGCTCATCCTGGTCCAGGCACCCAAGGATGTTGACATCCTGAAAACCCTGCCATACCCCGGCACCAACCGGACCGTGGCCGAAGAGTTGACCCACCAGATCGCCACCATCGGCGAAAACATGAACATTCGCCGCCTCGCCGTCCTGGAAACCGCTGCCCAGGGTCTGGTAGCCCCCTATCTCCACATGGGTGGCAAAATCGGGGTTCTCGTCGCCATGGAATCCGCCACCCAAAAGGTCACCGAATTGACCGAACTGGGCAAAAAAATGGCCATGCATGTCGCCGCTGCCGCCCCTTCCTACCTGGATCGGAAAGCCGTCCCCAACGAGGCCCTGGATCGCGAACGCAGCGTCCTGACCGAACAGGCCCGCAGCTCCGGCAAACCGGATAATATCATCGCCAAAATGGTCGAAGGTCGCCTGAACAAGTATTATTCGGAAGTGTGCTTCCTGGATCAGCCTTTCATCATGGATCAGGACTCCTCCGTGACCAAGGTGCTGAATGCCGCCACCAAGGATTTGGGATCCCCGGTGCGGATCACGGGTTTTGCCCGTTTCGTCCTGGGCGACGGCATCGAAAAAGAGCAGAAAAATTTCGCTGAGGAGGTTGCTCAGCAATTGGGGTAG
- the rpsB gene encoding 30S ribosomal protein S2 encodes MVKITIRELMEAGFHFGHQTKRWNPKMAPYIFTSRNKVHIVDLQQTVQMLRNACNFVQDAVAKGGHVLFVGTKRQVVDMVAQESERCHQYYVNHRWLGGTLTNWKTIQGSIRHLKDIEKMRNDGTFEALTKKEVQKLDREREKVQRALGGIKEMDYLPDVLIVVDTNKEAIAVKEANKLGIPVVALVDTNCDPDPIQFVVPGNDDAIRSLSLFLRKMSDSILEGVQIRKETMPEDAGKREPEHVAPPSEPLIEEMIALDDES; translated from the coding sequence GTGGTCAAGATCACGATTCGCGAACTCATGGAAGCCGGATTTCATTTTGGTCACCAGACCAAACGCTGGAATCCCAAAATGGCTCCCTATATTTTCACCTCCCGCAACAAGGTCCATATTGTCGATTTGCAGCAGACCGTCCAGATGCTGCGCAACGCCTGCAATTTTGTCCAGGACGCAGTCGCCAAGGGAGGGCACGTCCTCTTCGTCGGCACCAAACGTCAGGTGGTCGATATGGTGGCCCAGGAGTCCGAAAGGTGCCATCAATACTACGTCAACCACCGTTGGCTCGGGGGCACGTTGACCAACTGGAAGACCATCCAAGGTTCCATCCGGCACCTCAAAGACATCGAAAAGATGAGAAATGATGGCACCTTCGAAGCCCTGACCAAAAAAGAGGTCCAGAAGCTCGATCGCGAACGCGAAAAAGTGCAACGGGCGCTCGGTGGCATCAAGGAAATGGATTATCTCCCGGATGTGCTGATCGTCGTGGACACCAACAAGGAAGCCATCGCCGTCAAGGAGGCCAATAAACTGGGCATCCCCGTCGTGGCTCTTGTGGATACGAATTGTGATCCCGATCCGATCCAGTTTGTGGTGCCCGGCAACGACGATGCCATCCGCTCCCTGAGCCTCTTCCTGCGCAAAATGTCGGATTCCATCCTGGAAGGGGTCCAGATTCGCAAGGAAACCATGCCCGAAGATGCCGGCAAGAGAGAACCCGAACATGTCGCGCCACCATCGGAACCCCTCATCGAGGAAATGATCGCCCTCGATGATGAGTCATGA
- a CDS encoding AAA family ATPase, translating into MFTRLDLKNFTAFKHLDLEFSPGINIFTGANGSGKTHILKLLYCVLAVGNIKGNNQDATEYFENKLFSVFKPDRTCNLIRLFPDIDKASINISWRGFHVSSDISISIAHESIEFNHSESQRWPYQEAMPVYIPVKESISFAPGFLSINERYELSFEDIYCDIVKLAYFPRLKNINEEYQDILDTIYNIIGGDVVVKGESFYLKHKNTEQKMSLVAEGFRKLALLWQLVRNGSLAKGTTLFWDEPEANLNPFLMQHVAKILILLANRNIQIFVATHNYAFLNEIDLQKEDTPVKYFSLHNVGENNIQANASTSYLDISPNLIADEYMRLYDLEIIKSLGGISL; encoded by the coding sequence TTGTTTACCAGACTCGATTTGAAAAATTTTACGGCATTCAAGCATTTGGATCTGGAATTTTCACCCGGTATCAATATTTTTACCGGGGCCAACGGTTCCGGCAAGACGCATATATTGAAACTTCTATACTGCGTTCTGGCTGTCGGAAACATCAAGGGAAACAATCAAGACGCAACAGAATATTTTGAAAATAAATTGTTTTCAGTTTTCAAACCGGACAGAACATGCAATCTTATTCGACTGTTTCCAGACATTGACAAAGCCTCGATAAACATATCCTGGCGTGGGTTTCACGTATCTTCAGATATTTCAATATCAATCGCACACGAATCGATTGAATTCAATCATAGTGAGAGCCAAAGATGGCCATACCAGGAAGCCATGCCTGTCTATATTCCAGTCAAGGAATCCATATCATTTGCGCCTGGTTTCCTATCTATAAATGAAAGGTATGAATTATCGTTTGAGGATATTTATTGCGATATTGTAAAATTAGCATATTTTCCAAGATTAAAAAATATTAATGAAGAATATCAAGATATTCTCGACACAATATATAATATTATTGGCGGGGACGTTGTCGTAAAAGGAGAATCATTCTATCTGAAACATAAAAACACAGAACAAAAAATGTCGCTGGTGGCAGAAGGGTTCCGCAAACTGGCTTTGCTTTGGCAACTTGTACGCAATGGTTCGCTGGCAAAAGGCACCACTCTCTTCTGGGATGAGCCAGAAGCAAACTTGAATCCTTTTTTAATGCAACATGTGGCAAAAATTTTGATCCTGCTGGCCAATCGCAATATCCAGATTTTCGTGGCAACACACAATTATGCTTTCTTGAATGAAATTGATTTACAAAAAGAGGATACTCCAGTCAAATATTTTTCCCTGCATAACGTAGGAGAAAATAATATTCAAGCCAACGCCAGCACATCATATCTTGATATTTCTCCAAACTTGATTGCCGATGAATATATGCGTCTTTACGATTTGGAGATTATAAAATCTCTTGGAGGTATCTCATTGTGA